In Crassostrea angulata isolate pt1a10 chromosome 4, ASM2561291v2, whole genome shotgun sequence, one genomic interval encodes:
- the LOC128181405 gene encoding omega-amidase NIT2-B-like, translated as MSFKMKIALVQLAVSATKADNLKHATQLVSRAAKEGAKLVSLPECFNSPYGTSYFPEYAEKIPGASFDSLSSMAKENQVYLIGGSFPEEDNGKLFNTCCVFNPKGEMIAKHRKIHLFDIDVPGKIRFQESETLSPGNSFTTFDTPYCKVGVGICYDIRFPELAQVYAKLNCKLLVYPGAFNMTTGPAHWELLQRGRALDNQMYVATVSPARDTGAKYVAWGHSTVVNPWGEVIATTEHEETILYADIDPAYVEEVREQIPTRKQKRDDMYTLDWKKS; from the coding sequence ATGTcgttcaaaatgaaaatagcaTTGGTTCAGCTTGCTGTCTCCGCTACAAAGGCTGATAATTTAAAGCACGCAACTCAGTTAGTGTCTCGAGCTGCAAAGGAGGGCGCCAAACTTGTGTCTCTTCCAGAGTGTTTCAATTCTCCCTACGGAACATCATATTTCCCGGAGTATGCAGAAAAAATTCCAGGAGCTTCGTTCGATTCTCTGTCGAGCATGGCAAAGGAAAATCAAGTATATCTCATTGGAGGATCTTTTCCCGAAGAAGATAACGGTAAACTGTTCAACACCTGCTGTGTATTTAATCCCAAGGGAGAAATGATTGCGAAACACAGAAAGATTCATTTATTTGACATCGACGTTCCTGGGAAAATCCGATTCCAAGAGTCTGAGACCCTTAGTCCGGGAAACAGTTTCACAACTTTTGACACACCTTACTGCAAAGTCGGGGTTGGAATCTGTTATGATATACGATTTCCAGAACTGGCACAGGTTTATGCAAAGCTGAATTGCAAACTTCTGGTTTACCCCGGTGCGTTCAATATGACAACCGGTCCGGCCCATTGGGAGCTGTTACAGAGAGGGCGAGCTTTGGACAACCAAATGTACGTGGCAACAGTATCCCCTGCCCGGGACACGGGGGCCAAGTATGTGGCCTGGGGTCACAGCACGGTCGTCAACCCCTGGGGAGAAGTTATAGCTACGACCGAACACGAGGAGACCATTTTGTATGCTGACATTGATCCGGCCTATGTGGAAGAAGTACGGGAACAGATTCCCACAAGGAAACAGAAACGTGATGATATGTACACACTAGACTGGAAAAAGTCATAA